The sequence CGGCGAGCCGCTCACGCTGCGCGTTCTCGCCCGGCACGCGGGCCTCTCGCAGCGCACCTTCATGCGCCGGTTCACCGAGGAGACGGGCACGACCCCGTTGCAGTGGCTGCTCGGCGCCCGGCTCGGCAGGGCGCGGGAACTGCTGGAATCCACGGACCGGTCGGTGGACCAGGTGGCGCGGGACTGCGGGCTGGGCACGGCGGCCAATCTGCGGCTGCACTTCCGGCGCGCGCTGGACACCACCCCCACCGCCTACCGCCGCGCCTTCACGCGCCTGGCCTCGCGGGGCCCGGCCGGTTCGCCGGATCCCATGGCGCGCCCCCGCACCGGTGCCGCCGCTGCCGCCCGCTGAAGGAGCCCTTCCGGCCCGTCGGCGAGGGCGGCATGCCACAATCCCTACCGACTGGTAACTCCCAGGGTGTCGACGTCGAGGAAAGGTGCCCCATGGCCCGCGTGTTCACGGTGAGCGACAGCATCCACATCGACGTATCGCCCGATGTGGCCTACCAGGCCATCTGCCGCCCCGGTGACATGGGCCGCTGGAGTCCGGAGAATCTCGGCACCACGGAGGGGACGGGGCACGCGCCGGCGGAGCTCGGCACCACGTTCGTCGGACGGAACAAGCGCGGCCGGTTCCGCTGGGTGACCCGGTGCACGGTCACGGCGGCCGAGCCGGGCCACCGCTTCGCCTTCCGTGTGCATGCCATCGGCATCGGCCGGCCGCGCCTGCGCGGCCCGATCGCCGGCTGGGAGTACCGCTTCGAGCCCGCCGACGGCGGTACGCGGGTCACCGAGACCTGGACGGACGACCGGCGCGCCTGGCCCGCCTTCGTGGCCGACACCTTCGACCGGATCGCCACCGGGGGACACACCTTCGCCGCCTTCCAGGCCCGCAACATCCGTGCGACGCTGCGCAACCTCAAGCGGGAGCTGGAGACCGGCGCGAACTGACACCGGCCCGTGCGGGCATGTCGGCCACGACTCCCGTACCGGGCGGCTGCCGCCCCGGCGCGGTCCGCGCGGGGCCGGGCGCGACGGCAGCCGGGGCGGGGCGGGCTCAGGACGGCAGCGTCCAGGTCTGGTTGGCGGCGCCGGTGCAGGACCAGATCTGCAACCGGGTGCCGTTGGCCGAGCTCTGGCCGGTGGCGTCGAGGCACTTGCCGGACTGGGGGTTCACCAGCGAGCCGTCGCCGCCCTTCCGCCAGAGTTGTGAGCCGGTGCCGTTGCAGTCGTACAGCTGCACCTTCGTGCCGTTGGCGGTACCGGCCGACGTGACGTCCATGCACTTGCCCAGCGCCCGCAGCGTCCCGTCGGAGCCGGCGGTCCACGTCTGGGCGCCGGTGCCGTTGCAGTCGTAGAGCTGGACGGCCGTGCCGTTCGCCGTGCTCGCGGAGGCGACGTCCACGCACTTGCCGCCGATGCCCTTGATCGCGCCCGAACCGCCGCCGGGCGGCGGGGTGACCGGGCCGGACGCGCCGCCGAGCCAGCGCAGCCCCTGGAGCAGCAGCTTGTTCTGCTCGGCGCTGGCGAACGTGGACGACAGCGTCGTGTTCGTGGCGTAGTCCATGGCGTTGTGGCCGAAGTTGTTGTAGATCATCTTGTAGTTGCGGTTGGACCATACGATCGGGTAGTAGCCGCTGTACCACGACTGACCGGGGTCCGTGCCGACCGGGAAGGTCGACTGGTCCATCGACGCCAGGATGTCGATGTCCGGGTTCTGCCGCAGGTCGTGCTGCCAGCTGTACCACTCGCTGACCGACGAGGTGATGGTCGCGGGCAGGCCGGCCGTCGCCGGGTGGTCCGGGTCCTCGATCTTCAGCGTCTCGGAGGTCGGACCCCAGGTGTTGGACCGGAACGTGCCGGTGCCGAGAAAGGTCTCGTGGTACCAGGACCAGTCGCTGGGCGTCTGGTCGTTGTACGCCGACACATGGAAGCCCATCCAGGCGCCGCCGTTGTTCATGTACGTCTGGAACGCGCTGCGCTGGGCCGCGGTCTGCGGGTAGTTGTCCAGGAACATCACGACCTGGTAGTCCGCCAGGTTCGCCGCGTTCAGCTTGCTCCAGTCGTTGGTCGCGGTGTACGAGTAGCCGTTCGCCGCCGCCTGCTGCGGGAACCACGCGTTGGCCTCGTGGACGAAGCTGATGTGCGCGGCGTCGTAGGTCCCGTCGTAGAACGCCAGGATCTTGAACGGCGTGGCGCCGTGCGCCCGGTGGGCGGGGACCGCCAGGACGCCGAGCACGACGGCCAGCAGGGCGAACAGACGGAGCAGGGTGCGGGGAAGCCGGATGACGCTGGGTCTGGCCATGGGAACTTCCTTGCGTGGGGGGTGGTTTGAGCCGTGGGGGCGTCGCCGGTCCGGCGGGGGTCAGCCCAGCGTCCAGCTCTGGTTCGCGGTGCCGGTGCAGGTCCAGATCTGGAGTTGGTTTCCGTCGGCGGTGCTCCAGTCGGTGTCGTCCAGGCACTTGCCCGAGCCGGTGTTGACCAGGCTGCCGTTCGAACCGGCCGTCCACGCCTGGGCGTTGGTCCCGTTGCAGTCGTAGAGCTGGACCTTGGCGCCGTTGGCCGTGCCGGCGGCGGTGACGTCGAGGCACTTGCCCAGCGCGGTGAGGGTGTTGCCGCTGTGCGTCCACTGCTGTGCGTTGGTGCCGTTGCACGTGTACAGGGTGACCGGGGTGCCGTTGGCCGAGTCGGCCCCGGCGACGTCGACGCACTTGCCGCCGTAGCCGTGGATGGGCGCGGTGCCACCGGTCGGGGGCGGCGTGGTGCCGCCGCCGGTGATGGCCTTGAAGATGCCGGTGAACTGGTGGTCGCTCTGCGCGGTGCCGCTGGAGCCCTGGTTGTCCCGGCTGAGCGCCCAGAAGGTCAGCTCCTGGATGCCGTTGGTGGCCGCGAAGGACTCCAGTTCCTGGGCGTCCTGGACGGTGAAGACCTCGGCGCCGGTGTCGTTCACGCCGATCATCGGGCAGTTGCCCTCCATGGCCCACAGCTGGGCGGAGGTCTTGGTGTTCCAGATCTGGCCGAGCTGGCCGTGCAGGCCGTCGGCGGCGCTGATCGCGGCCTGGCCCATGTCCATGGCCGGTCCGTAGTCCATGGTCATGATGTTGACCAGGTTGACGCTCAGATTGTGGCTCTTGGCGTTCTGCAGCAGGGCGACACCGTTGGACTCCAGGCCGTTCGGGCTGACGGGCAGCGTGTAGTCCACGTCCAGCTTCCTGCCCTGGGCGGCGTACTGCTGCTGGAGGTTGGCGAGCGCCTGGTTGCGCCGGTCGTTGGCGGCGGTGTTGTCCAGGGTGCCGCCCTCGATGTCCAGGTCGACGCGGGTCAGACCGAACTGGTCGATGACCTTCTTGTACTGGGCCTGCATGGCCGCGACCGTGCCGCACGAGGTGAGTTCGGAGCCGCTCGCACCGCCGAAGGAGGCGATGACGTCGCCGCCCTTCGCGCGCAGGCTGTCGATGGCGTTGTTCCAGCCGGAGTCGGTGACCGGGGTGTCACCGTTGATCGTGGCGTTGCAGGTGCCCTGGCTGATGATGAAGGCGAGCGTGTAGTACTTGTTCCCGGTCGCGTTGTACGCGTTCATCAGCGACGACGGGTCGTTCCACATCTCCGCGTACGGGGCGGCGTAGTGGGCCGGGAAGCCGGGGCCGGGGCCGGGGCCGGGGCCGGCGGCGGCCGAGGCCGTTCCGGCGGTGGCGAGGAGGCCGCCGGCGACCAGCGGAAGGACGCAGATCGAGGCGGCCAACCATCTTCTGAGGGCTCGTATCACGGGGGTTCCTCCTGGCACGGCTGGTGTGGGGGTGTCCCGCGCTCGGGGCGGCTACGGGCAGTTCGTCAGGTACGCCACGTTGTTGCCCGGGGTGACGGCCGCGCCGGTGACATCGAGGCACTTGCCGTTGCCCAGGCTGGTGAGGGCACCCGCGGTCGCGGCGCGGGCCGGCCCGGAGTCGACGGCCACCAGGGCGCCGGCCACGGCCAGGGAGGCTGCCAGCACGATGGCCAGGGGCGCGCGCGACCGGCGGCGGTGGCGGTCGCGGTGGCGGTGGCGGTCGCGGTCGCGGTCGCGGTGGCGGTGGCGGCGGGACGAAAGAGGCACGGGGCGAGTCCCTTCCGGGGTGAAATGCCTTGCCGGACAAGCCAGATGCCGTGCTCGTCTTACCGCTTTTTACAAGCCGTGAAATTAGGGCCGTCCGGCGATCCCGTCAACCCCCGTGACGCGGCGAGAGCGCGGCTCCTTCCGTCCCGGCCGGTCAGCGGCTGGGCCCTGCGCGCGAGCAGGCTCCGCACCGGCCCGGTAGCCGATGGGTGGCCCTGTTACGCAGCCTTGACGGTATTGGTATGCGCCAATACCCTCTGCCTCGCCCAGAACTCCACACGGTTCAACACCGCTGCTTCGCAGCAGAGTTGACGATGCATCCGCCGGTCGGGGGCGGGATATCGAACAGACCCGATCATCTCCTTCTTCGGAGGCCAGACCTATGCAACTACCCCCTGCAAGGGCACGCCGCGTCGGGTGGAAGAGAGCGCTCTCTCTGCTTCCCGTCGTCATGATGACGGTGGCCGCCACCGTCACCACGACACTGAACGCCCAGGCGGCGGTGCCCTCGCCACCGTCGGGCTTCACGCTCACCTGGAGCGACGACTTCAACGGTGCGTCCGGCACCGGCATCGATCAGAGCCTGTGGAAGTACGACACCGGGCCGGGCAGCAACTTCGGCACCGGTGAGATCGAGACGATGACCAACAGCACCTCGAACGTCTACTACGACGGTCAGGGTCATCTCGTGCTCCAGGCCCTGCACTCGGGTTCCGACGCGCGCAGCGGATGGACCTCCGGGCGTGTGGAGACCCAGTCGGCGGGCTTCGGCGCCCCGGCGGGCGGTGTCGTACGCATCGAGTCCGTCCTCCAGCAGCCGAACGTCACCACCGCCAACGGGGCGGGCTACTGGCCGGCGTTCTGGATGCTCGGCGCGCCGCTGCGCGACGGTGTGACCTGGCCGAAGTCCGGCGAGGTCGACATCATGGAGGACATCAACGGCCGCAGCTCCGTCTTCAGCACCCTGCACTGCGGGGTGAACCCGGGTGGGCCGTGCAACGAGTCGACCGGCATCGGCTCGGGTGAACGCGCCTGTCCGGGCTGCCAGACCGGCTTCCACGACTACGCGGCGGAGATCGACCGCTCGGTGTCACCGGAGCAGATCAGGTTCTACCTCGACGGGAACAACTTCTACACGATCAACGCCAACCAGGTGGACGCCACGACCTGGTCCGACGCGGTCGACCACCCCTTCTTCATCATCTACGACCTGGCGATCGGCGGCGGCTTCCCGGACGCCTTCGGCGGGGGCCCGAACGCGGCCACGGTCTCCGGCGGCAAGCTGGTCATCGACTCGGTGGCCGTCTACAACAAGGGACCCGGCTCCGGGGGCGGCGGCGGTTCGGTGAGCGGCCAGACGATCACCGGGCCCGGCGGCAAGTGCGTGGACGTGGCCGGTGACGACACCGGCGGTGACGGCACCGCGGTCCAGCTCTGGGACTGCCAGTCGGCGGCCAAGGACCAGCACTGGACCTGGAACGGGCAGACCCTCCAGACCCTGGGCAAGTGCCTGGACATCGCCGGTGGCAACAGCGCCGCCGGTACGAAGCTGCAGCTCGCCACGTGCAACAGCGGCGGCTACCAGTCGTGGGTGCGGCAGCCCGACGGCTCGCTGCGGAACCCGACCAGCGGCCGGTGCATCGACTCGCCGTCGGGTGCGACCGCGAACGGCACCCGCCTGCAGATCTGGGACTGCAACGGTTCCGGCGCCCAGCAGTTCGCCATCGGGACCCCGATCTACGGACCGGGCGGCAAGTGCGTGGACGTGGCCGGTGACGACACCGGCGGTGACGGCACCGCGGTCCAGCTCTGGGACTGCCAGCAGGCCACGTCGCTCGACCAGAAGTGGACGTGGAGCGGCCAGACCCTGCGCACCCTGGGCAAGTGCCTGGACATCGCGGGTGGTGTGAACGCGGCCGGCACAAAGCTTCAGCTGGCCAACTGCAACGGCGGCGGTTACCAGAACTGGGTCGCCAACGCCGACGGTTCGGTGTCCAATCCGACCACCGGCCGGTGCATCGACTCACCCTCGGGCGCCACCGCGAACGGCACCCGCCTGCAGATCTGGGACTGCAACGGCTCCGCCGCCCAGAAGTTCTCGCTGGCGTGATCGGGAAGAGCCCTGCCTGAGATGAGGCGGGCGTGTCGAAGGGCCGCATCTCGGCTGGTGCGGCCCTTCGGTGCATCGCCACCGACCGTGCTCTGGAGCGTTCGAGCGGCCGGGCCGCGCGGCACCACCGTCGCCGACTTCGGACAGGGCGCCGAGACCACCCGCAACCTCTACCGCGGCGTGTCGAGCACACGGGAGCCGCGGCCACGGCGGCCTGGATCCGCCACAACACCCGCCAACCCGGGCCGGCTGCGGGAGGCCCTGGACGGCCGCCCCGAGGACTGGGCGGCCGTCCGGGCGCACGCCGTGCACTCCCACCTGTGCAATGCCACCGCTCGGGCCGACGCGGCGACGGGACCGGATCTCGCCGCCCAGGCCGGCCCCGAATTCCGGCACGGCCCCGCCGTACTGACCATCCCGGCCCGACTTCCTCACCCGAGCGCTGACAGGGCATCGCTCATGTCGCTCGACGTCTCCCCTCGCCTGCTCACCGAAGCCGAGAACGGCGCGGTGAAGGGCGAGGACTTCATGGAAACGGTCCGCACGTCTCTGCCGTACGCCTACGCCCTCGTCGCTCGCCGCAGCTGTGCCGGGGTTCCGGTCGCCGTGGACGCCATCCGCGTCGACCGGGTTGGCACGGCGGTGGGACACGGCACGGTCCGCTGAGCCGCCGCGTCACCGGCCGGCCGGCACGGTCCGCAGATAGGCACCGAGCCGTGCGATCGCCGACGGGTTGCGGGGGCTTTCGACCAGGTCGGCGTAGTCCAGGGAGATGATCCGCCGGTGTGCGACGGCGGCGACGTTCCGCAGCGGAGGGTAGGAGAGCAGGAACTTCTTCTTCTGCTCGGCGCTGACGTCGCCGTAGTCGCAGATGACGATGACGTCCGGGTTCCGCTGCACGACGCTCTCCCAGCCGACCGTGGTCCAGGAGTCCGCCAGGTCGTGCATGACGTTGACGCCGCCGGCCTCGGTGATGATCTGCTCCGGGGCGGCGTAGCGGCCGGAGGTGAAGGGCGTGTCCTGGCCGCTGTCGTAGAGGAAGACCGAGGGACGGTCGGCGCCCTTGGGCGCCTTGGCCCGCACGTCCGCGATCTGCTTCTTGAAATCGGCGATCAGCGCGGCCGCGCGCTTCTGCACGCCGAAGAGCCTGCCGAGGTTGGTGAGGTCGGCGTACAGGGCGTCGAGGGGCGGCATGATGCCCCGGGCGGACTTCCCGCGCCCGTTGTGGCAGGACTCCGTGAGGATGTACGAGGCGATGCCGAGCTTCTTCAGGCTGTCGGGGGTGAAGCCGCCGTCCTCCCGGAAGCCGTAGTTCCAGCCGGCGAAGACGAGGTCGGCACGGGCGTCGAGTACGTTCTCCTTGGTGAGCTGGTCCTTGGACAGCCACGTCACCTTGTCGTAGCCGTCCTTCCAGGGCAGATCGCGCACATCGCCCTTGTCGTCGGGCATGGCGAAGCCGGCCATGCGGTTCTCCAGCCCGAGGGCGAACATCAACTCGGTGATGCCGACGTCGTTGGTGACGACCCTCTCGGGAACCTTGTCGTAGGTCACCTGGCGACCGCAGTTGGTGAGGGTGACCGCGGACGCCGGTTTCGCGTCCTCGGCCCGTTCCACCGTCGCGCCGCATCCCGTGGCGGTCGCGGCGAGACAGAGGGTGGTGGCGACAAGCTGCTTGCGCATGGTCGTCCTTCAGGTGGTGGGCGGGAGCAGGTCGAACAGGAGCCGCACGGCGTCCGTCTCGGGGTGCCGGACAGCATGGGCCCGGACGCCGAACACCTCTGCCAGCAGCGGGGGTTGAAGGACGTCCCGGGGCGGTCCGGAGGCGACGATCCGGCCGCCGTCGAGGACATGGAGGACATCGCAGTGCGCCGCCGCCAAGTTGAGGTCGTGGAGGGCGGCCAGCACGGTCAGACCACTGCCGCGCACCAGGGACAGGATGTCCAACTGATGGGCGATGTCGAGGTGGTTGGTGGGTTCGTCGAGGATCAGAATCCTCGGTTGCTGGGCCAGGGCCCGGGCGATGAGGACCCGCTGCTTCTCGCCGCCGGACAGGCCGAGGATCCCCCGCTCGGCGAGGTGGTCAACGCCGGTGCGTGCCATCGCCCGGTCGCAGATCTCCCGGTCCGAGGCGGCCGTACGGCCCTGGTGCGGCAGCCGGCCCATGGCGACCACCTCGGCGACGGTGAAGTCGAACTCGGCGGACGACTCCTGTGGCAGCGCGGCCAGCACCCGGGCGGCGGACCGCGCGTCCATGGCGTGCAGATCGCGGCCGTCCAGCCGCACCACTCCCCCGGCCGGCCGCAGCGCCCGGTAGAGGGAGCGCAACAACGTCGACTTGCCGCTGCCGTTGGGGCCGACGACTCCGACGAACGCCCCGCTGTCCACGGTGAGATCGATGTGCTCGACCAGGCGGGTCCCGGCCGCCTCGATCGTCACGTCATCGATGTCGAGTCGCATGTTCAACGCCCTCCGAACGCGTAGCCGGCCTGCCGCATCAGCAGCAGGAACGCGGGCACACCCACCATCGCGGTGATCACCCCGACCGGCAGCTCGGCGGGAGTGAACAGCAACCGGGACAACAGGTCCGCCCACACCAGCAGCACGGCTCCCGCGAGCGGGGCGACCGCCAGCACCCGTCGGTGGTCGGCGCCGACCAGCATCCGTACGACGTGCGGCACCATCAGTCCGACGAACCCGATGGCTCCGCTGACCGCCACCACCGTCCCCGTCATGGCCGCGGTGACGAGGAACAGCTCCCGGCGCAGCCGAGCCGGTCCGACGCCGAGCGCGGCGGCGGTCTCGTCCCCCATGGCGAGGGCGTTGAGCGGCTCGGCCCGCCATCGCAGCCAGGCCCATCCCGCCGCGACGGTCACCGCGGCGAGCGGCAGTTGGGCCCAGGTGGCACCGCCCAGACTGCCCAGCAGCCACATCATCGCCGACCGGGCCGCTTCGCCGCGGGCCGCGCCGAAGACCATGACCGTGGTGACGGCCTCGAAGCCGTACGCCAGTGCCGTACCGGTGAGGATCAGCCGCAAGGGCGTCAGGCCCCGCGGGGAACGGGCCACCGCGTACACCAGCGCCATGGCGGCGAGCGCCGAGGCGAACGCCGACGCGGACAGCGCCCACACCCCGAGCCCGGCGAACGCTCCGAGCAGGATGACGGCGTTGGCGCCCACCGCCGCGCCCGAGGAGATGCCGAGGACGAAGGGATCGGCCAGCGCGTTGCGGACCATCGCCTGCACGGCCACCCCGACGGCCGCGAGACCCGCTCCGACCACGGCGCCGAGCAGCACCCGCGGCAGCCGGAGCTCCCAGACGATGGTGTACGCGGCCTCGTCACGCGCGTGCACGGTGCCGCCGCTGAGTCCGGCCCACAAGAAGCGCAGCACGTCGGCCCAGCCGACGCCGGCGGCCCCGAGGCCCACCCCGCTCACGAGGGAGAGCAGGAGCAGCACCGCCAGGGCGAAGCCGAGCGGCAGCACGGGTATGTGGCCGGGGGCCGTACCTCGACGCACGGGAGAGCCGTCCTTCACGCGGGCCGCCGTGGGACGTCGAGCAGGAGCACCCCGTGCGGCCGATCCGGCGGCCCGGCCCCCTTCTCGCAGTCCACGGCGAGCAGTCATCGGGTCGATACGCCCCCGCAGGCGATCGGGCTCGCACGACGACCGTCGGACCGGTCGTCGTGCACACCGTTGCGGGTCAGCGCCGGACTCTCACCGGACTTCCCCCACGGGAGACAAGGGGAGCCTAACAAATGTCCCGTCCGGCTCTGTTCGGCACAGATGCCGCTCGTATGCGGGCGAGTAGAGGTGACCGTCGCGGAACTGCTCCACTCCCGGCTTGCGGACGATCCCGTCCAGGGCACCTCTGATGATCAGCTCACCCGGGCGGGGAGGCGCAGGCCACGACTTCGGCGGGTGCCACCGGTAACCGGTGGCGGGTGATCCCTCAGCGGTAGTCGCCGGCCGGAGTCCACCATTTCTGTTGGGTGCCGCCCCAGCAGTCGAAGAGTTCGAGGTTCTTGTCGCCCCGGGTGGTGGAGGCGTTCGCGACCTCCAGGCAGCGGCCGGACACGGGGTTGTACACCTGTCCGTAGCGGCCCAGGACCCACCTCTGGTTCTGTCCCCCGTCGCACCGGTCGAGGCCGACGGGCGTGTGGTCGGCCGTGCCGTCTCCGGACGCGCTCAGGCACATGCCGTGCACCTGGAGGGTGTCGTCCTGGCCCATGGTCCAGTCCTGCGCGTCGCCGCCGTTGCAGTCCCAGATGTCGGCGACGGCCGGGGGCTGCGTGGCGTTGTCGTAGTCGTCCAGGCACAGGGACTGCCCCTCGCTGCCCTTGAGGCCGTACGTCAGGGGTGCGTGGACGGGTGCGTTCGGCGTCATGCGCGCGTCGACGTCGCTGACCGAGGCGGTCGTGGAACTGCCCGTGTTGCTGCTGACGATCTGCACGCCACGCAGGACGAAGTCGGACTTCGGGAGGTGCTCGGGGTTGACGTAGTCCACGTACTTGTCGAACAACTGGCTGAAGTCGTCGTCGATCGACGCCCAGGTGGCGTCCTTCATCAGGTCGGGGCTGCGCACCATGACCCGGCAGCCGTCGGGACAGGTCTTCGTCGTGTCGTCCCTCGTGTACCAGACGACACCGTTGGCGTCGGGAGCCTTGAACGTGCCGGGGTCGTAGTGCACGACGGAGATCACGTCAGGGTGCGCCGAGCCGTGCTCGGAGTCCTCGAAGATGAGGTCCGTGGTGAGGAGCGCGCGCTTCTCGTCGCAGGTGAAGGGCTTGGTCTGCTGGACCTTCGCGCGGTAGGAGACATCGATCCGGCCGTCCGCCGCGGTGCGGTACGCGCGGTCGGGCCCGGGTTCGAGCTGGGAGTCGGGGTAGGTGTAGCTGACATTGGTCTCGTGCAGCCCGCAGACCCCGGAGGCGTCGTTCTGCATGGTCACCGTCTTGGCGGCGGTCTGGGTGGTGAACGAGTAACCGGGTGAGGCCCCCCAGGCGGAGGTGTTCCATCCGTAGGTGCCGATGTCCCAGGTGGGGCGCTCGGGGCTCTTCCGGGTGAACTCCTCGGTACCGGCGAAGGCGCCGCAGCCGGCGCTGCTGGTACGCCCGGGATCGGGCGTCGTGTTCTTGTCCGGCGGATCCTCCACGACCAGCGAATAGCAGTCGTGCGAGGGGCCGGGGTCGTACAGCAGCGAGAAGGAGCCGGTGCCGGCCGACGCGGGCTGCGTCAGCGGCGGCCACAGGACGGGTAGGAAGAGAAGCAGTGCGGACAATGTCAGCAGGGCGATTCTGCGGGGTGGGGCTGGTAGGGCCCTCATATAGCGCTCCGGTGGGTGAGAGGGGCCATGCACGCGGCCTGTGGGGCCGCCGGCGAGGGGCGCGTGCGGCACCGTGTCGCCGGTGTGGCGCCTCCCGCCGACCGCGGTGGGGGGCGCGGTCGGCGGGAGGCGGTTCATGGCGCCGTCATGGAGCGGGAATCGCTGCCCGACGGCGCCATCTGCGCGGTCCTGGAGGCCGGCCTGGTGGCCGACGGCGCAGGACCGCGGGTCATGACGGCCGGCGGCGGGGACCGGCCGGGGTCAGCCGACGGTGTTCACCTCGGCGGACCAGTACGAGGGGAGGGTGTCCCACGGGTTGCCCCATTCCTGGCCCGGGGCGTGGGAGTTGTCGTCGTCGGTGGCGTAGACGTAGCCCGCGTTGCGCTGCTTCGAGAGGGCGATGGCGTTCTGCATCCGCGCCTGGCTGCCCGTGGTGTGGATCAGGTGCCAGATCTTGGACGGGTCGGCCGTCGCCTCCCAGGACTCGCGGTCGTCGCCGTAGTGGTTCACATAGTCGTCGTAGGTGCCCTCGAAGGTGACCAGGGTGTCGGCGGCCTGTGTGTAGCACTCCTCGGGCGAGGCGCCCGGGTTGGCGACGACCTCGGCGCCGGCGTCCTTCCCCTTCACATAGGACCGGAGCCTCTTGTAGGCGTCGACGTAGGCGTTGGCGTCGGACGGGGTGCCGCAGGCGGTGAGGCCGTCGTCGAAGAAGATCCCGTCCAGGCCGGAACCGCCGTAGTAGCTGTACCACTTGTCGATGTTCCGCTCCGCGCCGTCGACCCAGTCGTCGATGGACGTGCCGCCGTCGGGCGCGGTCCAGCCCTTGGTGCCGAGGTATCCGGAGTCGACGTATCCGACCACCTTCGTCCCGGCGTTGTGCGCCGCCTTGATCGCGTTCGCGTAGCCGGTGTCCTTGCTGTCGCCGGGTCCGGTCTGCGGGTTGGCGACGGCCAGGCCCGCGCCGGGGGCCGAACTGGACAGCTGTGCCCACAGGTTGCCGTCGCCCGGGTTGAAGTACGCCGGTACGGCCACTCTCTGCTGGATGCCGGCGGCAGCGGACGCGTCGCCGACCGGGAGGGAGACCAGGGCGCCGGCGGCCATGCCCGCGCTCACGGCCGCCGCGCACAGACGGCGCCTCCTTCCGGCGCCCGGGCTGCGGTCCAGGTCACTCCTGCTTCTCATTGCGGCGTGCCTCCACTTTCTTTTCCTCCGGCGCGCTGCCGGAATCATTCGGCCTTCGCGAGGAGAGGGACTGTTCGTGAGCAAGGAGGCGGCCTGAGGGGTGAATGAATCCGTGAGGGGGGTGTTTGTTCCGGCCGGCTCCGCGATGCGTTTTAGTCCCCGGGGTCGATTCTCGTCAAGGCATCCAATTTCCGCATGCGTTGGGGATCCGGAGCCCCGGAACCGGCGCTTCGGCCCCGGATCCGAACCACCACGCGCGCCTGCGGCACGGCTCTCGGCCCGCCCCGAAGCCACTCCACACCGGAGTGACCAGCGGTGATCCATCGGCAACGGTCCCGGGCGACCCCGCGACGGCGTGGTCCGGGACATCGTCCCCCTGCGGCGGACCGGGGCAACCGGAGGGTATGACGACGGGCTGGAAACGCTCACCGTTCGTGCACGATCCGTCCGAACGCTTTCCCGAGGAATTGCCCGGTTTTCTTTCCGTTCCGGCGACTCGGCACGGCGGGGTCGGTGTAATGGATTCGGTGCGGAATTCGTGTGCTGGGGCGGGCCGAGTTACCCGTCCGGCCAGCCTCGGGGCGAGAGACGGCGGCTGGGGAACACGATCCGGCGCGTGCGGACGGCAGGGCCCGTGGAGGGCGTCCCGGGCACCCCCGACCCCGCACCGCGGCTTTGCTCCGTCGCCGGTGGCATAGGCTGCCGTTCCACAGTGCGGAGCCGAGGTCACGGCCTGGATGGCCAGGCGTACGGGCCCGGCGGAGAGAGCAAGTACGGCCAGACCAGCATGAGAGCACCAGGGAACCGGTTCCAGGATCGTGGCGGTGACGACGTGGAGATGTTCACGGGCCGCCTGAGCGAGTCGCGGGCGCTGCGCGCCGCCGCCGACTCGGCCCACGCGGGCACGGCCACGGTCGTACTCGTACAGGGGCCGCCCGGCATCGGAAAGACGACCCTCGTGCGGCAGTTCCTGGCCGGGCTGGGTGACTTCACCGTGCTGGACGGCGCGGCGACACCGTCCGCCG is a genomic window of Streptomyces sp. WP-1 containing:
- a CDS encoding SRPBCC family protein — encoded protein: MARVFTVSDSIHIDVSPDVAYQAICRPGDMGRWSPENLGTTEGTGHAPAELGTTFVGRNKRGRFRWVTRCTVTAAEPGHRFAFRVHAIGIGRPRLRGPIAGWEYRFEPADGGTRVTETWTDDRRAWPAFVADTFDRIATGGHTFAAFQARNIRATLRNLKRELETGAN
- a CDS encoding ThuA domain-containing protein, whose product is MARPSVIRLPRTLLRLFALLAVVLGVLAVPAHRAHGATPFKILAFYDGTYDAAHISFVHEANAWFPQQAAANGYSYTATNDWSKLNAANLADYQVVMFLDNYPQTAAQRSAFQTYMNNGGAWMGFHVSAYNDQTPSDWSWYHETFLGTGTFRSNTWGPTSETLKIEDPDHPATAGLPATITSSVSEWYSWQHDLRQNPDIDILASMDQSTFPVGTDPGQSWYSGYYPIVWSNRNYKMIYNNFGHNAMDYATNTTLSSTFASAEQNKLLLQGLRWLGGASGPVTPPPGGGSGAIKGIGGKCVDVASASTANGTAVQLYDCNGTGAQTWTAGSDGTLRALGKCMDVTSAGTANGTKVQLYDCNGTGSQLWRKGGDGSLVNPQSGKCLDATGQSSANGTRLQIWSCTGAANQTWTLPS
- a CDS encoding ricin-type beta-trefoil lectin domain protein; its protein translation is MIRALRRWLAASICVLPLVAGGLLATAGTASAAAGPGPGPGPGFPAHYAAPYAEMWNDPSSLMNAYNATGNKYYTLAFIISQGTCNATINGDTPVTDSGWNNAIDSLRAKGGDVIASFGGASGSELTSCGTVAAMQAQYKKVIDQFGLTRVDLDIEGGTLDNTAANDRRNQALANLQQQYAAQGRKLDVDYTLPVSPNGLESNGVALLQNAKSHNLSVNLVNIMTMDYGPAMDMGQAAISAADGLHGQLGQIWNTKTSAQLWAMEGNCPMIGVNDTGAEVFTVQDAQELESFAATNGIQELTFWALSRDNQGSSGTAQSDHQFTGIFKAITGGGTTPPPTGGTAPIHGYGGKCVDVAGADSANGTPVTLYTCNGTNAQQWTHSGNTLTALGKCLDVTAAGTANGAKVQLYDCNGTNAQAWTAGSNGSLVNTGSGKCLDDTDWSTADGNQLQIWTCTGTANQSWTLG
- a CDS encoding ricin-type beta-trefoil lectin domain protein, encoding MTVAATVTTTLNAQAAVPSPPSGFTLTWSDDFNGASGTGIDQSLWKYDTGPGSNFGTGEIETMTNSTSNVYYDGQGHLVLQALHSGSDARSGWTSGRVETQSAGFGAPAGGVVRIESVLQQPNVTTANGAGYWPAFWMLGAPLRDGVTWPKSGEVDIMEDINGRSSVFSTLHCGVNPGGPCNESTGIGSGERACPGCQTGFHDYAAEIDRSVSPEQIRFYLDGNNFYTINANQVDATTWSDAVDHPFFIIYDLAIGGGFPDAFGGGPNAATVSGGKLVIDSVAVYNKGPGSGGGGGSVSGQTITGPGGKCVDVAGDDTGGDGTAVQLWDCQSAAKDQHWTWNGQTLQTLGKCLDIAGGNSAAGTKLQLATCNSGGYQSWVRQPDGSLRNPTSGRCIDSPSGATANGTRLQIWDCNGSGAQQFAIGTPIYGPGGKCVDVAGDDTGGDGTAVQLWDCQQATSLDQKWTWSGQTLRTLGKCLDIAGGVNAAGTKLQLANCNGGGYQNWVANADGSVSNPTTGRCIDSPSGATANGTRLQIWDCNGSAAQKFSLA
- a CDS encoding ABC transporter substrate-binding protein, yielding MRKQLVATTLCLAATATGCGATVERAEDAKPASAVTLTNCGRQVTYDKVPERVVTNDVGITELMFALGLENRMAGFAMPDDKGDVRDLPWKDGYDKVTWLSKDQLTKENVLDARADLVFAGWNYGFREDGGFTPDSLKKLGIASYILTESCHNGRGKSARGIMPPLDALYADLTNLGRLFGVQKRAAALIADFKKQIADVRAKAPKGADRPSVFLYDSGQDTPFTSGRYAAPEQIITEAGGVNVMHDLADSWTTVGWESVVQRNPDVIVICDYGDVSAEQKKKFLLSYPPLRNVAAVAHRRIISLDYADLVESPRNPSAIARLGAYLRTVPAGR